The genome window TCCTCTCCCGTTTTCAGGCCCATGAGGGCTCGTGCATGGCCCGCAGAGAGCACTCCGGCGGCCACCTTGGTCTGCACGGCTAACGGCAGGGAGAGCAACCGAATGGTGTTGGTGATGGTGGGGCGGCTGCGCCCCAGGCGCTGCGCCAGTTGCTCCTGGGTCACCCCGAACTCGTCCAGGAGTTGCTTGTAGGCGGCTCCCTCCTCCAGGGGATTGAGCTGCACGCGGTGGATATTCTCCAGCAAGGCGTCGCGCAGCATATCGCCGTCATCGGTTTCGCGCACGATGGCCGGGATAACACCCAGACCCGCCTTGCTGGCCGCCCGCCAGCGGCGCTCGCCCATAATGATCTCGTAGCCGCTATCATCGGCGGCCCGGCGCACCACGATGGGTTGGAGAAGCCCAAACTCCTTGACGGAGTGGACCAGTTCCTCCAAGGCCTCCTCATCAAAGACGCGCCGAGGCTGCTTCTCATTCGGCATGATCTCCCCGATGGGGATCTCCCGGTAGGAGGCGCCAAACTCATTGCTCGGCGGGGGAGTGGCCGCCTCTCGACGCCCCGCCTGAGCGATCAGGGGAGGAATACCCGGCCGCCCCGATGTTTCACGTGAAACTTCCGCCCGCCTGTTCGCCGAGGAGGCACCGGAATCCTGCGGACGGCCCGGCCCTCCCGGGCCCTGCCGACGCGGAAGGCCGGTTCCAATGATCGCATCCGCTGCGGAATCGGAAAGTCTGGGCTTGGAGGGCCCCTGGGGGATCAGGGCACCTAGTCCCCGCCCCAAACCACCCTTGCGAGTTTCCTGCGATGACAACGTTTACTCCCTTTCTTCCTGTGCGGACCCGAGTGGCCCCTCGGCCTGCTCCGCGCCTTCGGCGGCCATACCACCCACGCGATCCTCCTCAGCCAAACCCGCCAGACGCTGCGCGGTCTGCGGGCTCACCCCAATAGGCCCCGTTCCCTCCGCCGGGACGTAATCCCCGCGCGTGGCAAACTCCTCTGAGGCCGCCACGTAGGCCATCGCCCCGCGCGAGGAGGGATCGTAGGCCAGCACTGGCATGCCATAACCGGGTGCCTCCGATACCTTGACGGAGCGTGGAATCACGGTGCGCAGGGTGACGTCCCCAAAGTGTTCCTTCACCTCGCCCACCACCTGCTCCGAGAGTTTCGTGCGGGCGTCGTACATGGTGAGCAAGATCGCGGAGATGTGGAGTTGCGGATTGAGGTGCTGGCGGATCATGGAGATGTTGTTGAGCAACTGTCCCACTCCCTCCAGCGCGTAGTACTCGCACTGAATCGGGATGAGCACCTCCTCCACAAAGGTCATGGCATTGATCGTTAGCAGCCCCAGAGAGGGGGGGCAGTCGATGAACACAAAGTCAAAGCCCCACTGGTCCAGGAACTGCCCCTTGAGGGCGTCATAAAGCCGATACTCGCGGCGCACCATGGAGACCAGCTCGATCTCCGCCCCGGCGAGGTCGATGGTGGCAGGAATACAAAAGAGGTTCTCGCTGTGCGGGGAGGCCTGCATAGCCTCCTCCGGGGTGGCCTCTCCGATGAGTACTTCATAGCTCGATACGGTGCCCGCGCGGTGCTCCACACCCATCGCGGTGGAGGCATTGCCCTGGGGATCGAGGTCAATCACCAGGACCCTCAGCCCACAGGCCGCCAGACCCGCCGCCAGGTTCACCGAGGAGGTAGTTTTTCCCACGCCGCCCTTCTGATTAGCGATGGTGATGAGCCTCGGTTTCTCCGGCCTCGGCAGCGGCGACCGCAGCGGGATTCCCGAGGCACCGCCGCGATAGTGCTGTTCATTATCGGCCATTACGCGCGCACGCCTCTTTTCCTTAGTTGATCCTGCATTATCTTTTGGCTTCCTCGCAGCTCAATCACGTCCCGGAGACCATGAGCCCTAACGTACCTTCGGAATCCGCACCACGGTGGAGGGCTCCGGCAATAGATCGGCCCCCACCTGGATAACCTCACCCTTGCCCCCGCCGGCCGCGCGAATCTGCCGCTCGTCTCGTTCTAATTCCTCATGCACTGAGGCCCCCTTCATCGCTATCATTGCCCCCGCCTTGCCCACCAGGGGCATCGACCACTGACACAGTTTACCCAGAGGAGCCACGGCGCGGGAGGTCACTACCCCCGCCTTACCCACCTCGGCACGCAGGGCCTTCTCCTCCGCCCGGCCGCGCAGCACTTGAACATTGTTTAACTGCAACTGTTCAATAACCTCACCCAGATACACCGAGCGCTTCAACAGCGGCTCCACCAAGGTGATACGCAGGTCGGGGCGAGCAAGGGCCAGGGGAATGCCCGGCAGGCCAGCTCCCGATCCCACATCGATCACGGAGGCTTCCTGCGGCATGACCTCACCGATCACCGCACAATTGAGCACGTGTCGATCCCACAACCGC of Corynebacterium sp. 21KM1197 contains these proteins:
- a CDS encoding ParB/RepB/Spo0J family partition protein, with the translated sequence MSSQETRKGGLGRGLGALIPQGPSKPRLSDSAADAIIGTGLPRRQGPGGPGRPQDSGASSANRRAEVSRETSGRPGIPPLIAQAGRREAATPPPSNEFGASYREIPIGEIMPNEKQPRRVFDEEALEELVHSVKEFGLLQPIVVRRAADDSGYEIIMGERRWRAASKAGLGVIPAIVRETDDGDMLRDALLENIHRVQLNPLEEGAAYKQLLDEFGVTQEQLAQRLGRSRPTITNTIRLLSLPLAVQTKVAAGVLSAGHARALMGLKTGEEDQARLAERIVAEGLSVRATEEAVTLLNNGHAPAAKPKREPLPQPEHFTRTAERLGDRWDTKVTVTMGKRKGKMVVEFGDQEDFERILALIEGRG
- a CDS encoding ParA family protein, which produces MADNEQHYRGGASGIPLRSPLPRPEKPRLITIANQKGGVGKTTSSVNLAAGLAACGLRVLVIDLDPQGNASTAMGVEHRAGTVSSYEVLIGEATPEEAMQASPHSENLFCIPATIDLAGAEIELVSMVRREYRLYDALKGQFLDQWGFDFVFIDCPPSLGLLTINAMTFVEEVLIPIQCEYYALEGVGQLLNNISMIRQHLNPQLHISAILLTMYDARTKLSEQVVGEVKEHFGDVTLRTVIPRSVKVSEAPGYGMPVLAYDPSSRGAMAYVAASEEFATRGDYVPAEGTGPIGVSPQTAQRLAGLAEEDRVGGMAAEGAEQAEGPLGSAQEERE
- the rsmG gene encoding 16S rRNA (guanine(527)-N(7))-methyltransferase RsmG; the encoded protein is MFHVKPSDIPAPPPAAERIFGENLEKAVAYHLSLATVGSQRGFIGPREVPRLWDRHVLNCAVIGEVMPQEASVIDVGSGAGLPGIPLALARPDLRITLVEPLLKRSVYLGEVIEQLQLNNVQVLRGRAEEKALRAEVGKAGVVTSRAVAPLGKLCQWSMPLVGKAGAMIAMKGASVHEELERDERQIRAAGGGKGEVIQVGADLLPEPSTVVRIPKVR